One Campylobacter lari DNA segment encodes these proteins:
- a CDS encoding saccharopine dehydrogenase family protein has protein sequence MKNLLIIGAGGVSRVATVKCAMNSDVFSKITLASRTKSKCDEIAAFIKERLGIEIQTEQIDADDTAAVVELIKKTGAEILLNVALPYQDLTLMDACIQANIHYIDTANYEHPDLAKFEYKEQWARNDKFKQAGILGLLGSGFDPGVTNVFCAYAQQNLFDEIHYIDILDCNAGDHGYAFATNFNPEINLREVSAKGRYWENGRWIETEPMEIKMEWDYPEVGVKDSYLLYHEELESLVKNIKGLKRIRFFMTFGQSYLTHMKCLENVGMLGIKPVMHQGKEIIPIEFLKTLLPDPASLGPRTKGYTNIGCVIRGVKDGKDRQVYIYNVCNHEECFKETGAQAVSYTTGVPAMIGTKLIAKGIWQGKGVFNMEEFDAKPFMDELNTQGLPWKIIEMEPNLGK, from the coding sequence ATGAAAAATCTTTTGATTATAGGTGCAGGCGGTGTAAGTCGTGTTGCGACTGTAAAATGTGCAATGAATAGTGATGTTTTTAGCAAAATAACTCTAGCAAGTAGAACTAAAAGTAAATGTGATGAAATAGCAGCTTTTATAAAAGAGCGTTTGGGTATAGAAATTCAAACTGAGCAAATAGATGCAGACGACACTGCTGCTGTTGTAGAACTTATCAAAAAAACAGGAGCTGAAATTTTATTAAATGTAGCTTTACCTTATCAAGATCTTACCTTAATGGATGCGTGTATTCAAGCTAATATTCACTATATAGATACTGCAAATTATGAACATCCTGATTTAGCTAAATTTGAATATAAAGAACAATGGGCAAGAAATGATAAATTTAAACAAGCAGGAATTTTAGGACTTTTAGGTAGCGGTTTTGATCCAGGTGTTACTAATGTATTTTGTGCTTATGCACAGCAAAATTTGTTTGATGAAATTCATTATATAGATATATTAGATTGTAATGCAGGAGATCATGGCTATGCCTTTGCAACTAATTTTAATCCTGAAATTAACTTAAGAGAAGTTTCTGCTAAAGGTCGTTACTGGGAAAATGGTAGATGGATAGAAACTGAACCTATGGAAATAAAAATGGAATGGGATTATCCTGAAGTAGGGGTAAAAGATAGCTATTTACTTTATCATGAGGAGCTTGAAAGCTTAGTAAAAAATATCAAAGGTTTAAAAAGAATAAGATTTTTTATGACTTTTGGGCAAAGCTATTTAACTCATATGAAATGTCTTGAAAATGTTGGCATGCTAGGTATTAAGCCTGTTATGCATCAAGGCAAAGAAATAATACCAATAGAATTTTTAAAAACACTACTTCCTGATCCTGCTAGTTTAGGCCCTCGCACCAAAGGCTATACTAATATAGGTTGTGTGATTCGCGGTGTAAAAGATGGAAAAGATAGACAAGTTTATATTTATAATGTTTGTAATCACGAAGAATGCTTTAAAGAAACCGGAGCACAAGCTGTGAGTTATACTACTGGAGTTCCTGCAATGATAGGAACAAAGTTAATTGCTAAAGGAATTTGGCAAGGAAAAGGTGTGTTTAACATGGAAGAATTTGATGCCAAGCCTTTCATGGATGAGTTAAATACTCAAGGACTTCCTTGGAAAATTATAGAAATGGAGCCAAATTTAGGAAAATAA
- the modB gene encoding molybdate ABC transporter permease subunit — translation MTQLLLSIDWTPFLVSIKLSIITCIILFCFCIPLAWVFTFKQFRAKKILETIITLPLVLPPSVVGFYLLILFSKYSFFGSFLEKYFNITLAFTFEGLVIASCIYSLPFMFNPLYNAMSTISKNIIEASFSLGKNSFITLLKVILPSIKPAILSALVISFAHTMGEFGIVLMIGGSLSGETKVASIAIYESMENLDFTTAHIYSLILLIFSFIVLLSVNLLNKQKR, via the coding sequence ATGACACAATTATTATTAAGTATAGATTGGACACCTTTTTTAGTTTCCATAAAACTTTCTATTATTACTTGTATAATTTTGTTTTGTTTTTGCATACCCCTTGCTTGGGTTTTTACTTTTAAGCAATTTAGAGCAAAAAAAATTCTAGAAACCATAATAACCTTACCTTTAGTTTTACCACCATCTGTTGTTGGTTTTTACTTATTGATTTTATTTTCAAAATACTCTTTTTTTGGTAGTTTTTTAGAAAAATATTTTAATATCACTTTAGCTTTTACCTTTGAAGGTTTGGTAATAGCAAGTTGTATTTATTCTTTACCTTTTATGTTTAATCCTTTATATAATGCAATGTCTACGATTTCTAAAAATATTATAGAAGCTAGTTTTTCTTTGGGAAAAAATTCTTTCATTACGCTTTTAAAAGTAATCTTACCTAGTATTAAACCAGCTATACTCAGTGCTTTAGTAATAAGTTTTGCACATACTATGGGCGAGTTTGGTATAGTATTAATGATAGGTGGTTCTTTAAGTGGAGAAACAAAAGTAGCTAGTATTGCTATATATGAAAGTATGGAAAATTTAGATTTTACCACAGCTCATATTTATAGTCTCATACTTTTAATTTTTAGTTTTATTGTTTTACTAAGTGTGAATCTTCTTAATAAACAAAAAAGATAA